One window of Anas acuta chromosome 23, bAnaAcu1.1, whole genome shotgun sequence genomic DNA carries:
- the LOC137843789 gene encoding circumsporozoite protein-like, translating into MCPGGAELNCSAALKGVQAAPNPNPNPNPNPNPNPNPNPNPNPNRNPNLNPNPNPHPNPNTHPNPNPHPNLNPNTNPNPNPNLNQNPKPNPNPNANPHPNPNLNPNPKPNPNKNPHTNTNPNPNPNPNPNPNLNPNPNPNLNPKPNPNPNANPNPNPNPNPNPNPNMNPNWNPNRNPNPTPNTNPNPNPNPNPNPNPNPNPNPNPNPNPNLNLNLNPHTNPNPNPNPNPNQNPNPNAKPSPNPNLNPNPNPNPNPNLNTDPNPHPNPNLTRTLNQTRTRTRTQTRTLTRT; encoded by the exons atgtgtccgggcggcgccgaGCTTAACT GCAGCGCGGCGCTTAAAGGTGTCCAGGCGGCACcgaacccaaaccctaacccgaacccgaaccctaacccgaacccgaaccctaaccctaacccgaaccctaaccgGAACCCTAACCTGAACCCAAACCCGAACCCGCACCCGAACCCTAACACGcacccgaaccctaacccgcACCCGAACCTGAACCCGAACACAAACccaaacccgaacccgaacctTAACCAGAACCCTAAACCAAACCCGAACCCAAATGCGAACCCGCACCCGAACCCTAACCTGAACccgaaccctaagcctaaccctaacaagAACCCGCACACGAACACAAACCcgaacccaaaccctaacccgaaccctaacccgaacctgaaccctaacccgaacccgaacctGAACCCTAAGCCGAACCCAAACCCAAACgcgaaccctaacccgaaccctaaccctaacccaaacccgaaTCCTAACATGAACCCGAACTGGAACCCGAaccggaacccgaaccctaCCCCGAACACGAACCcgaacccaaaccctaaccctaacccgaaccctaaccctaacccaaacccgaaccctaaccctaacccgaaccctaacctGAACCTTAACCTGAACCCACAcacgaaccctaacccgaaccctaacccgaacccgaaccagaacccgaaccctaacgcGAAACCTAGCCCGAACCCgaaccttaaccctaacccgaaccctaacccgaacccgaacctTAACACCGACCCGAACCCACACCCgaaccctaacctaacccgaaccctaaacCAAACCCGAACCCGCACCCGAACccaaacccgaaccctaacccgaacctgA